Below is a window of Sylvia atricapilla isolate bSylAtr1 chromosome 2, bSylAtr1.pri, whole genome shotgun sequence DNA.
CACCACAGGGCTCCACAGGAAAATGAATTATCACTTTGGGACCCATCTgcttctgctcctcacagaacTATGGCAGGGATGAGAAAGACTCCTCTTTAGcctgcctgtgccctgtcctTTTTCCACAGTGGCTTGCAGACCCTGCAGGGAGCCTGGAGATGGCATACCAGTGACAGAAAGGTATTGTCACTTGTGGCCAACTGCAAGGCTCCACAAAGGTGCAAGTTCACAGCTGTGTGCTGAGTACATTGCAAACACAGAATAGTTAGTTCAAGATAGCtgtgcaaaggaaaatattaagcTTCAATATTAAGGTCAAGAGCATCTTCAGACTCTAAGGAAGTGTAGAAATTGGAAGGAATTATTCATTAGTAATAGGGTATTAtttgacaagaaaaaaacctccaatgagcaaacaaaacaaaaaccaaaccagcactTTCTAAAGGATTGAATTGTATCCACATAAATCAATTAATGAGGACACTACCCCTAATAAGAGCAATCTTTGCATGTTGCTGGTCTCTCCACAAGGTCTGCACTTTTTGTCTTAGAGAGGTTTAAAGAAATTCTTATTAATGGACTTATAGTTATGCTAGCATGGAACATAATAGCAGTACATGGAATATGCAGTGAGCAAAATCCTCATTTCTCGGCTTTGGGCTCAGCTGTGAAATTGCTATAAGCACTAAATAAGAGGAATGTTATGGCTGGAGCTGCCAAGGTAGGGTCCTGTTGAGAGTCACACTGAAGAAGTGAGAAGCTGAGAAGTGCACATGCAGACACTCAGCTCCTTTCCTGGTCTCTTACTCCACAGCAGTGTGTGATGCCATGGCCttcactgcacagctctgaaagGCAGGGCACAGTCTCACCACTGGCACCTGACCTGGGGAGACCagctggaaggcagcagtgaaATTTACTCCCTTCAGTCTGGCTTAGCTGTGTAAAGATTCCCATCTTCTCCCACAGTTTCCAAGTCATGATTTAGGACAGTTGCCACAGACTCTACCTCCTACTCTTCATAGCCAAGGATTACCAGAACACTCACCCTGTCCTCAGCACAGTGTCCTGCACCAGGGGACAGCCAGAATATTCCACAACCATTCTTTACCAAAGCAAAGTCCCTCCTAGCCTAACATTTATTCCGCAAAAGAATTCAGAACTCTTGTATAAAACTTGGCtgttggcagcagcagagtcagATAATTGTGCCAGTGCTTTTAAAGCCCAGGGAAAAGGATGGTGCCTTGCAAACAGCAAGGACAGACTCTAATTTCATAGAAAGGAAAGCTGTTCTCAGAGACTGTAAAGGCTCACCTGTATGGAGGGTATTCACACACAGTGAAAGACACCATTTAGTGTTTAGGATGGTTCAAAATGCTGGGCACACTGGGTTTCACAATACCTACGTGACTTTTATCATCTGGCACCTGCTGGGCCTCAGTGCTTGGCCATCCCTGCCAAAATTAAAAGAGCTCTGTGGTACCAGGCTGTCATTTGAACAGACTGGGACATAAACAGCTCCATTTAGAGCCATTATCCACAGACTGCCAGACTATCTGAGATGACTGCATCTTCTCTAGTTAGACCAGCCATTACTGTAAAAATGTTTACTTGGGCACAGTGGCCCTTTATCATACTTTAaaatcaaatgtattttctccctGTCAAACCAAGGCTCTCCTCACTATCCAGTTTCTACTTGCAGCTTTGATTTGATCAGATACAGTGAATcagatggaaatggaaaataaaaaaaatcattattttataaatgctaTTTTAGTAATATACCAAAGAGCACTACTTTATGCAGAGATTTGTTTTGAGAAGACAGTAAAATGACCTTCATCTGTGCCTGAAGGGCATTTATTTCCCCACACTAAGGGCAGAGATGGAGGCAGCTTTCTGATCCCTTCATGATGCTGAAGCTTCCTCTTGGCAGCTACAGGTTCAAGTTGCACTAAGTTACAGACACTGAAAGGACCCTTCAGGgtgaacagaaaataaagattaaaatcaaacacagAGGTCAAACCTTTCCCTTCTGACAAGCTTTCCAAGAGCTCAGGGCACCTGCAGGAAgccagggaggcagcagtgggggAAGGAGGCTGCTTCTGGACACTTTCCAGCAGAATATCTACACCACTTTACATTCAGCACCTTAGAGCTGTTCCTTAGCAAGAGTCACGCAAACAGAGAAGCTCAACAAATAAGGACCAGGAAAATAAGAAGCAGGACCCTAGAGAGTTTCCAAAGGTCAAGAGCTATGTGGGAATTCTGTGGGTCCTTCATCCAAAACCAAGTAAGGCATCCTCCTCCTTAATGTCTGCCCACTGGCACAAGGTCACAGATAACTTCCTTCAAATTGGagcattttcttcctgctctgctcatttATAACAAAACTTCCACTGGAATTCCACACAGATCTCCAGAGTTTGTACTtacctttcttcttttgtgaGACCTGTCAGTCTTCTGCACTTCCGAGCAAGAATGAAGCTGTAAGACCAAAAACAATTTACTCCCATTATTCTGCTACATTTCCGGCATTATTTAAAATGCCAAGAACTTATCATGAGATGCTGTGATTCACAGCCATAGCTTTAGGGTCTCTAATAAAAGCAACCATTTCACCTCTCTGAATAATGCTCCACCTGCTGCTTGCAGGACTCATTTAGGAAGGAGTCACTCTAAAATTCATGTTAGAATATTTGCATAAGCTATTTCCcaattactttaattttataCAGCCTTGGGTGCAGGCATATAGCAACAACACGAAACTCGAGATTGAGCTGGaaatcattttttaataaaagtgttAAGACTGATCATATTCTCTGGTTGCTAAAATaaccagaacaaaataaaatttaattctagaaaacaaattttcatttagaaCTGAAGTACTTGGCGATAACTTTACATTTTTGCAAtcatccctttcttttttttctttcctttcttcttctccaaGTTTGTACTTTGCCTAACACAGAGGCAAAAGATAACAGTGATAAAAAGTAGAAagagataatttaattttttaattagtaaTGCAGTCATAGAGGAAAATTTTGAAGTAaaacaatcacagaatatcACCATGCACTCAGAAACtaaactttaaattattttttaagtattttctttcaaaagtatCAGGTTTTCCACTTCAATTGTTGCCTctaagacaaaataaaaagcattaacTAGACAAGACACTTTCTTTGTCCCTTACCCTATTATGGCAGGATAGCTGCCATCAGGCTTAGTGTCATCAAGTGTTAGACCAATTGCAGCATCCTCATCTTCAATGATCATGGTACCACAATACCCTGGCAAGAACAAGGTGGAAAAGCAGTCACGATCCATGAATCAAAGCACAGGAGCTTCCAAGAAGTTGTAAAATACTCATTCACCTCCTGCTGATCCATCCTAAGACTAATAGCCAAAACAAGACAGGATCCAGAACCATCAAGTTCATTTACAAAGATGGGGGGTGGATGATATTCGGAGGCAAACAGATGTGGGCTCATTATAGCCAATAATGAAAAGTGTTACTGCATTGCAGTTTGCCTTGGATTCAGTAAATTCCAAAAGAGGTGTCATGATGGAAGCATCCAGCACATAAGAGGAGCCCAGGATGACTAGCCCAGCTGGGGATGTCTGTGTGGAGACACCTTCAATTAATGCTGACCAGTCCATGCAGAAAGCAGAATCTGTGCAGACCCTTCCATCACACATCACCTGTACCTTACCTTTACACTCCTGTACAAGGGAGAGAGGCTCATATCCATATCCAGGTGCCACTCAAGGAGAGGACAACAGAATAACCAAGGCAACACAAGCAAGAGGCATGAATTCTCCCCTCATGACTAcctccttttttgtttcctcaccCACCCTCTCCTCCCAAGTTTCTCTCacagaggaaggcagaaatgGCATAGAAGAATATGAAGTCTCCTTCTAAGGTTTAGCATGCTCTGAACAAAGAGTCTGTTCTGTTGTCAGGtgctctcttccctctctctgtcACTACTATTCCTTTCAATTAAAATGCAATACCCTTCTTCCTCCAGAAAGTTTCCTTGTAGTACACGATGCACTTGATGACTGAGCCCATGGGGATTCTGTTGATGAGCTGGTTCCTCATTGGGGGCAAAGGTGGGTTGAAATGAATCTTCAAACAAAGAGCTGGGGGAATGGCAATGATGACATATTTGccctggaaaagaaattatccaTAAGCCAAATACATTCTCCCCTACTTCAGCCCAAGTATACTGCTCTAATGATCTTTGCAGACAcctgaggaggctgcagggtgTATCTTGTGAAGTGATTTTGGCATTTAGCTAAAGAATTGCAGAATGAAACCCTCACAAAATCCTTCTCATTAAATAAGAAACAATCATTACATAAACAGCCATCTGTTCAAATGATGGACAGCTGTCCTTCCCTGATGCTGACAAGGAAATGCTGTGCTCTAAGAGTCCACTCTTCTCTGTTACAAGTTGGAAGCAAAGCTTGAAGTGGTTTTCACTGAAAGTTTGCTGATAAATTATGTTTTACACCTTACAATTACCCTCTAATTGAGAAGGGAACCGAACACAAAGAGgtgccaggaaaggaaaagcctgAATGCACACTTTGCTTTTAGGCATCACTTTAAAGCTCctacactgctgctgcttcaggacAATGAGAACGTGTGACTTCCTGTCACAGTCACATATTTTCATATAGAGCTTTGGACAAGCCAAAAAGGAGAAGCTAAGAGTTTTGTAGCCACCCATCCCACCACTAATGATGTCTTACAGACATGCCATTACCTCATACAAGTCGTGGTCCAGGGTTTCCACGATGACACCATCCCCTGACTGGTCGACGCGCACCACCGGCTTCTTCAGCCTCACCCGCCCACCCAGGCGCTCCATCATCCTCTCACTGATCTGCCCAGAGCCCCCAACAAACTTCCTCTCCTGAAACACAGAcaccacagctcagcagagcagtgctcGTGGAGCGTGTATCGTGACAAAGCATTTCTCTTGGCATTCAAAGCAAACCCCCATCTTCCACTGTTATCAAAATGTTTTAGGGAATTTTTGCAGTCTCACCTGGAAATGCACCCATTTTACTTTCTCCTTCCACCAGCTTTTCAAATCTTTCCCATATCTGACCACCATTTGAACTCTAGTCAAAACTAAAAGTAATagtgatgcctgaagttttagctttcatgtttttcagattctgtgctgcccaggggtgcagttctgagcctcatagtgtcactcagctcttcacagagcagggagacaaaacaaatccttttcctgctgaagaccaaggacaactttcaggcccaaaagcacaaacagtggactgaagagagaaacaagaaggatgagacttCAACATCTGAACCTGTAATCGGACAATTAAACCTCAATATGTAAATAgaccaaaacttttaaaagtgtgagacctggcGACCAGTTGTCCATTTTTGTGgccattttgggtccaccttggatgtagccctggtcaggctcttgtcctgcccgaggtgtatcctaaaggcccTTTgataaatacctactttattctctaacCCTGTCCAGTCtgtgtttcaggtcagccttcccaaggcatcaataGTAACCTTGTAAAAAACTCCCTTCTCCAAATGTGGTCTCCCAAAAGATTCCACACATCTATGTGAATCAGCAAGACTTCTGAAAAGTGCTTAAGCCCTCAAATCTTTCTCTGAGTTCACTCATCCCTGAAGAGCTCTGTGTATCAGAAGCAGGAAACCTGACCTCCATAATAAATAACAAGGTGTAAGAAGTAACCTTAGCTCACATGAAAAATGTCTGCTGCAGTACGTAATTCAACCCAACTTAAACTCAAATCATCTCTAACATAGTACAGAattcaaataatatttaattaaacatATTTAACTTAAATTATCTACAGTAATTGCTTATCTGTGCatatttaagcattttaataTGGTTAATgtattcacatttttatttatgattaAATAATtagcatttctaaaaatatatccATTTCTGATACAATTAGTGAAATTCGCACTTCTCAAGTAGAAGACCATTAAAAGAGTCTTTACCTTCTTCAAATGCAGAAGCAGCTCTAATGTACCAGACTGCAAACATTTCAAAGCAATACCATATTTAAGCAGGGGTGTTCATTTTCTTTagactgattttaaaatcttaatgGTGCTAATGCTCAGAAATTTGCTTCTTAGGAACCCAGCTCTGGGCTACATTTTTAGTATTTACTTGCAGCTGACATTGCCATCTCCATTAAGTGCATCTGCTAAGGATGGCTTCAGCCTCATGACAGAAATAAGCATaagtaaaattttctcttttcaatgTGGATAAGCAAAGCACATGTTTTAATCTGTAtccaaaaaaaaagccagttaCAAATCTTCTGATCCCTGGGGGCAATGCCTTCAGTAGGGAGCAATCTTCAACACCAGTTTTTCAAGATCCAGATTAAAGAGCAAATGAGTAAAACTAGTTCTCAGTGTGCTGCTGGCTCAAAAGTCATGGATGTGTCTGGATTACAGCAAACCAACAAAAGAATGAAGTTAAACCAGGGCCTgccaagagctgcaggaggaggtgaaGGCTGACAGTACCTGTCCCCCGTTGGTGGTTGAGAATATTCTTGCTGTGCCCCCACACTGCTTCACATACCACAAAAACCAGAGGGCAGAGACCTCATGGGGTTCAGAAGTGACATCCACATTCACAAACAGAGTTGCAAAACTCTTGGCAGCTCTGCAACAAAGACAAGAAAGTCAGTTAATTTAGAAAGAGAACAATGCTGATAAGATTGTTCTTGAGTAGGCAGGAGCCCCTCTATGacaacttttctttctctgtgggGGCAAAGGATTCCTTAATTCTAgctgaaggaaggaaattacCAATTGCTTTTATGTAACAGTTTTCTAGTAATTCTGCAAAAAAATACTTATGAAAGACTTCTGTATTCCAGACAAAATAAGGCATTCAGAGACACAAAAGCTTAAGATTATATCACTTTATGCCACTAATGCAAAGTTAGCCTGTCATCCTAGCCTCAGGATTGAGCACAGCAAGCCCTTCTGTCTTCACTGGACTCCAAACTCACCCTGTCCCCAGTTCCTGGGTTACAAACCAAATctgcatccctgctctgctgaatgCCTGTCCCCTCAAGCACACAACACAGAGATTATTCAAAACccatgattaaaaaaacccaataagGGTCTTTTCTAAACTAATTATCTATTATCTAAAGATCTACAGATTAGTCAGTGTCCATTCACTGCCCAatcctctgctgtgctcagggagagttttccagctggaacacaacaaggaaagaaatataaCTAGGAAGCTTTGGCAGAAGAGACAGCATTCATGCCAGActggcaaggaaaagaaaatgaaaggataCTTTTGGTAGCTCAACTCAGTATTTTAAACAGTGTTTTGGTATCCAGTGGCAATGGACACAGAAGCAGAAAGTTGACCTGTGTCTGAAAAGGGATCACTGTTTTATGTCCTGTAACCTCTTCTTTCATAGCAGCTCTACTGTAAATTACTGTATAAGCCTTTACAAGATTTTGGGGTGCACTAAGACAGAGGTAATTAAGGCGCAGGGCAATATTCTTCCTCCtgttataaataaatacttccCTCTGCCTTCACTCTGAGGAGGAGTTTAAAGAGATATGAACAGGACCAGGAGATGCTCAGTTTAACTGGATTGTAACTGATACGGATGAAGATTCTATAGATACTTCATATGTAAGGCATCAAAGCCACTGCAGAATTCACTTCTGGttgattctttctttttcttccgtcttcaaacattaaaaaaaaaaaaaaaaaaaaaaaaaaaaaaaaaaaccaccacataccaaaaaaaccaaaaaaaaccacacaaacaaaaccccaaaccgaaacaacaataaaaaaccccctCATAGCTCTAACATGCTATTTCAAAGAGCTCTAGATCTATATTAAAAAGgcatcttctttctttcctaaaaatGCAAAGTCCCACTCAAGTACAAAGCTGgtccattttctgaaaaatgagtGCATTCTGAAGTCATTCTTGACAGCcaaaaataatacagattttttttgcaagttcTTCATCTGTATAAATACATACTGTAAAATACGATCAACTCTATGAGATATTTTTGCTTAATGTATAtgcatttattaatattttataagtGGATGCTATCACATGGTGTTTACATCCTACCAGATTCTGCCACCTTCTCCTATTCCTTTTCAGCTCCTGATGTTTTATCTAGAAATGACAGCATGATTTCAACAAAGAGCATTCGGGATTtttccagcacacagctctaGCCAAAAGCAAACCTGTACAGTCTGTTAGATAAGAGGAAAGAGTAGAAGATTTCCCTTCTGCATCATTACCTCCCAGGGTGGGAAGTTTCTGCAGCATGTTATCTCAATCTTGAACAAACCAAGCAAATCAAGCCGAGATGCACATATAAAATCTGAAAAGCATCTTCAGCTTATGCCAATATTCAGGTAAAATGTCAAATCTTATTCcatcagagctggaaaaaacatGACTGTAGTCACATGAGCTATTGGATATTGAGTGAGCTCCAGTGTGGGTGTTCAGCTCACGTGCACAGACACTGTCTGAGGCtctcacagccagcacagctgccagcacacatTTCCATTTGGTTTTGCTCAATATGGACCAGGGTACAAATGAGGAAGATTTTCTATGTGTTTCTGTGCCATTGTCACCCTTGTGAAAGCAAAGCTATGAACCAGAAGATTCCAAGTTTTTGGACAACAGCCTGCTATCCATTAACACTCGCTGAGCTACAGAATGGTGAAAAACTCAGTGTTCCTTTATCACGTCCAGTTCCAACCTCCCTGTCATGAGCAGAGACTTTCAATTAGACCAAGTGGcttccagcctgcccttggacactttcatggatggggcagccagagattctctgggcaacctgtgccagtgcctttATCACCcttgtgctaaaaaaaaatcttccaaataTCAAATTTAaccctgccctctttcagtGTAAAGCCAGAACCCCTTGTCCTATTACTAATGTCCTTGCTcacagtccctctccagctctcttgtcacccctttaggcactggaagggggTCTAAAGTCTCCCTGGAGTTTTATcttctccagctcagagcaaTCCTCTCAGCTCAGCTTCACggcagaggtgctccagccctcagatTATCTTTGTGGCTCCATCTGGACTCACTCCAAGAGGCCCAACACGAACAACAAAGGCCATGTTGCTCTCCAGAGGCTGCCTGAAACCATGAAAATGCCCCATAAAAATGTCAGTGACAGCACCAGCTTCAGTGAGCACAAACAGGTTTCTTCACCAAGCTCCAGCTCATGGCAGCCACGTGTCAGATACTCAGCAATTCTGAAGAAGCTGCTGTAGAAATCAATCTGCTCTACAGCAACCAGGATTAATGGGctggatttttctttggttttttggggtttttttccattcagtgagaagaaaaacaatcaaaCTGCAGTTGAATGgcaagtaaagaaaaattgctttgatGTACATATAAAACCAGGAAGCAGTTTCTGTTTCCCTGGGTGGTATATAGTGCAACAGCTAAAAAATAGAATGATGAGTGCTAAAGTGATTTAGTGCTACTGAAAGACAAATGTTATCTTTATAGCACTTTGGTAAAATCAGCTGGTCCAGCACAGAATATATGTGTCTTGTTCCATCAAGAGTTTGATTCAAAAACCTGCTGTAACCgtaacatttttctctgaaaagctaAACACACAGTAAAGAGCAGGAAAGTGCACATAACAGATTAGTGCACTATCCATctcttcagaatattttttctttttatttttgtctaaaaGGTTAGGGAAATGTAACAGAATCTACTGAGTGTGCTGGCAGGTGTCATGGTCCATTATCACAGGACTTTCTCacctcttttctttaaaagaactGTATTTTAGTGATTTTCGTGATTTTGATTGCAAAGCACTAATGCTTATTTTGAGCtctaaattatataaatttaagccattatatttcatattaaaaagtTTCTTACTTTGTCCAGCATATTTTATCTATGAAATCTTGCATAGTCATTTTGTCCCATTCTTCTGCATGTGGAGCCTTCCATGGAGCCTCGTTGGGAATCTAAGGAGACATCAAGAAAAGCATTTATCAGCAAGTGAATGAGAGGcgaagaaatacaaataatctTGTCCTTAATTCAGCCTGCAAATTTCTGGCAGGTAACACAGTGAACTTAACAGAGAATGCTTTTGGGGGAGGGGGTTTGTTAGTTTGCTTGTTTTaacattattctttttttttttttttaagattgaAAAATAGAGAACATTTTAGAGTTAAGAAATGTCTCTAAGTTATTCCATATTTCTCACATTTATCTGGACAAATAAGAGCAACCTTTTCTCAAATTTTGTATGTCAGTCAATGGAAAACTGGTAACAAACCAGAAAAGACAAGCTGAATTTCAGGGTAGAAAAGGGCAAATGTTTCAGTTCTGCAAGCCTCTTAAAATATTACTTACCAAATCATCAGGAAAAGTGGTAAAAATCAATCACAGGCATAAACACTGACATTCCCATaaccagaaaaatgaaaggatgTGTGCAGACAGCCTCAGCAGCACAAAACTCAGAGGTAATTGCCAGGAGGTCACTCTCAGATGTGCCCTGGCCACCAGTGGGTACCAAAATGTGTGGCTGCTCATGCCAGCACTGGGTTTGTTCAAGGCAGAGAGGCTCTGTCTGTCTGcaccccagccccttccctctgcccctcctgGAGACAAACTGAGCTGATTCAGCTGCAGTGCCTGATGCCATACCTCCTTTCCCATCTCATCCATGGTCCTCCAGAGGTTGTTGTAGTCCAGGTAGGCCAAGGGATTCCACATAGGAGGGAATGGGCCTTTAAAGGGGTAAGATTTACCCtgcaagatgaaaaacaaattaaaaacatcattaaaaagcCCCGAGGGATCACCATAACCACGGGTTCTGTGCACGGGAGGCAGCAAAAAGGTTTCTGTTCACAGAAAGCACAAATTTCATCAATCCATGTGACAGCTTCTGATGGGtctttgtctgtgtgtgcagggcatGATGCACAAAGGGAGGTTCcttctgaacatcaggaaatgctttttcacCATGAGGGGGCCTGAGCACTGGCACTGGTGGCCCAGAGGAGATGTGGTGTCTTCCATCCTCAGAGATGCTCCAAGGTTACCTGAACATGGTCCTGAGAAACAAGCTCTGGGTGTTTATTCTGTTATTCCTGTTGCTCTGCATGTGCGATTTAGGTGTGGTACACGGCTGAATTAACAAGTCACACTTGAGCAAGTCAGTGAGAAACTGATACTTTACCTTCAAATGCAACCAAACTAACACCCTGCAGTAGAGTCACTAAgatcagacaaaaaaaaaaaacaaaaaaacaaaacaaaacaagaaaaaaaaaaagttgtttgaCTGAGTTGAAAATCTGGCTATTCACTCCTGAAaaggatatttatttat
It encodes the following:
- the LOC136358170 gene encoding amine oxidase [flavin-containing] B-like gives rise to the protein MAERCDVIVVGGGISGLSAAKLLTESGLNVVLLEANDRVGGRTFTVRNKQVKYVDLGGAYVGPTQNRLLRLSKELGIETYKVNEVEHLIHHVKGKSYPFKGPFPPMWNPLAYLDYNNLWRTMDEMGKEIPNEAPWKAPHAEEWDKMTMQDFIDKICWTKAAKSFATLFVNVDVTSEPHEVSALWFLWYVKQCGGTARIFSTTNGGQERKFVGGSGQISERMMERLGGRVRLKKPVVRVDQSGDGVIVETLDHDLYEGKYVIIAIPPALCLKIHFNPPLPPMRNQLINRIPMGSVIKCIVYYKETFWRKKGYCGTMIIEDEDAAIGLTLDDTKPDGSYPAIIGFILARKCRRLTGLTKEERKMRLCELYAKVLGSEEALHPVHYEEKNWCEEQYSGGCYTAYFPPGIMTQYGRIIRQPVGRIYFAGTETATEWSGYMEGAVQAGERAAREILFAMRKIPDSEIWKPEPESVDVPALPITTTFWERNLPSVPGLLKLIGFSTFFTSVAAAGLFAYKKGLLVRN